CTTTTATAGACGAACGAACTAAGGAGTAACATGAACACCAAAAATTTTTACTGGGTGCGAGAACCAGAAAATTATCAGATTTCGGAAAAAGAAATTAGAATCACAACCCAAGCTCATACAGACTTGTGGCAGAAGACCTACTACCATTTTGTCAATGATAATGCTCCCCTGCTCTTGATGGACACGGAGGAAGAGTATTTTTCCTTTACGGTTAAGACGGATTTTTCCAATAGCCATACTCGCTTTGACCAGTGTGGTGTTGTGGTCTATCAGGATTCGGAAAACTGGATTAAGGGCTCGATTGAGTATGAAAATGAGGAGTTTCAGCACCTGGGCAGCGTTGTGACCAATCAGGGCTTTTCAGACTGGGCAACCCAGGAAATTCCTGCTTCTGTCAAGTCAATTTACTACCGTTTGAGCCGACGGGGCAGTGATTTTTGCATTGAAAACTCCAAAGACGGTATCCATTTTGAGCAAATGCGGATTTGCCATTTGCACCAAGGCGGCAGGAAAATTCGTTTTGGTATCTATGCCTGTTCACCAGAAGACTCTTCTTTTGAAGCGATCTTTTCAGAAATGACCTTGACAGACTGCAAATGGCTAGCCCACGACGGTCAACAACCAGATTAGAAGATTGGGCAGAAGCTCTGCCATTTCCCAAAAGTCCGTTATAAAATCGTTGAAATCCCTGTCAATTGTGTTATAATGAAGAGTATGCAATAAAATTTTAAGGAGAATGACAGAATGTCTGTATCATTTGAAGCAAAAGAAACAAACCGTGGCGTATTGACCTTCACAATTGGTCAAGATGCCATCAAACCAGAATTGGATCGCGTTTTCAACAAAGTTAAGAAAGATATCAATCTTCCAGGTTTCCGTAAAGGTCACTTGCCACGTGCCGTATTTAACCAAAAATTTGGTGAAGAAGCACTTTATCAAGATGTTGTAAATGCATTGTTACCAGCAGCTTATGAAGCAGCGGTTGCAGAAGCTGGTCTTGAAGTGGTTGCACAACCAAAAATCGACGTTGTGTCTATGGAAAAAGGTCAAGACTGGACAATCACTGCTGAAGTTGTGACAAAACCTGAAGTAAAATTGGGTGACTACAAAAACTTGGCAGTTTCAGTAGAAGCTACTAAAGAAGTAACAGATGAAGAAGTTGATGCAAAAATCGAGCGTGAGCGCAACAACTTGGCTGAATTGGTTATCAAAGAAGGTCCAGCAGCTGAAGGCGACACAGTTGTTATCGACTTTGTAGGTTCAATCGACGGCGTTGAATTTGACGGCGGTAAAGGTGAGAACTTCTCACTTGGACTTGGTTCAGGTCAATTCATCCCAGGTTTTGAAGCACAATTGGTAGGTCACGCAGCTGGTGAGGAAGTAAACGTTGAAGTGACTTTCCCAGAAGACTACCAAGCAGCAGACCTTGCTGGTAAACCAGCCCTCTTCGTAACAAAAATCCACGAAGTAAAAGCAAAAGAAGTTCCAGCCTTGGATGACGAATTGGCAAAAGACATCGACGAAGAAGTAGAAACACTTGATGAGTTGAAAGCTAAATACCGCAAAGAATTGGAAGCAGCAAAAGAAGTTGCCTTTGACGATGCAGTTGAATCAGCAGCTCTTGAATTGGCTGTAGAAAACGCTGAGATCGTTGAATTGCCAGAAGAAATGATCCACGAAGAAGTTCACCGTGCAATCAATGAATTCTTGGGTGGTATGCAACAACAAGGTATCTCACCAGACATGTACTTCCAAATCACTGGTACAACTCGTGAAGACTTGCATAAGCAATACGAAGCAGATGCTGAAAAACGTACGAAGACTAACTTGGTTGTTGAAGCAGTAGCGAAAGCAGAAGGCTTTGAAGCAACTGATGCTGAAATCGAGAAAGAAATCGAAGACTTGGCAGCTACTTACCGTATGGAAGTGGCACAAGTTCGTAGCTTGCTTTCACCAGAAATGCTTAAACACGACATCGCTGTGAAGAAAGCTGTAGAAGTGATTACAAGCACTGCAACTGTAAAATAATATAGTGAAAATTGGAAACTCGACTTAGTCGGGTTCAGAATGAAGACAAACATCTCGCTTGATGTTTGTCTTTTTCTGTTTATTGGTCTGATAGTCCGTCTTTTTGCCAGAATAGTGGCTATTTGGACAAAATAAAAAGGCTTCCCTGCCCTCATTTTTACCAATTTCTTGAGATTTAAACACGCCAAAGTCAGTCCAACCTTATCCTCCATTTTGGACTTGCCTTTCTCTCTTGTGTAACGAAGATTGTGGTACTCTTTGGCTGTCCCAAAGAGGCGTTCAATGGTTTCTTTCCGCTTCTGGTAGAGCTCCTTCATACCTTTCCTGTGCCGAATCTCTTCACAGCTTTCTAAAGCCTCTTTCCAAATGTGTCGAGTTACCACTTTCTGCTTATTCTTGCTTTCTGTACAAATTGATAGAAGTGGACAAGTAGCACAGATAGCTGAGTCACTCTTATATTCCCGATAACCTTCTCTGGTTGTAGTGCGATAGGTTAAGACCTGATTCTCAGGACAGATATAACAGTCATAGTATTCATCATAGACAAAATCCTTCGAGCGTAGTTTCCCTTTCTTTCCTTTCGGTCGTGTATACGGAAAGACTGGAGTAATCTCTTGTTCTAGGAGGAAGCGAGCGATACTTGGGGTCTTATAGCCAGAATCGGCAACGAGAAAGCTAGGCTGAAAGGGTTGGAGTTTAGCGAAGAGTACAGGAAAGGCCTGGCTGTCATGGACATTGCCAGCCTCCACGCTATAAGCCAGAGCCCAACCATGCTTGTCACAAGCAACCTGAGCTGTATAAGCAAATACTTCCTTATGGTCCCCTTTATGAAACCAGCCACTTTCAGGGTCAGTTGTAGAAATTTTCTTAGCGATGGGTCCCTCCTCTTTTGCGGGCCCTAGCGGCTTTTTTGCATGCTTTTCTCTATCCCTGTTAATTTCAATCTCTAGCTGGTCACTCATAAACTTGGCTTGCTTTTCAATTTCACGATTGATGAATTTACGATTATTCGCCGCAGCCTTGATATGGGTACCGTCAATGAAAATTTCTGTTGGATCTATGAAGCCTGCATTGACGCAGAGACCTAAGATATGGGTGAAAATGCCTTCAATAACTTGTCTATCTTGAAAACGACGGACATAGTTCTTTCCGTAGGTAGTGAAATGAGGCACCTTATCATCCAGTCGAAGACCAAGAAACCAACGGTAGGCAGTGTTGACTTCGATTTCCTTAATGGTTTGACGCATGGAACGAATGCCGAAGAGACACTGAAGGATTGGAATTTTAATGAGCAGAATAGGGTCAAGACTAGGACGCCCTGTATCATCGCTATAGCTATCTGCGACTAAGTCATAGATAAAGGAGAAGTCAATAGCTTCCTCTATTTGACGAAGGAGATGATCTTGAGGAACAAGGTCATCTAAACTGTAGAAACCAAATTGACCGCGATTGTAGTCTGGATTTTCTTTGTGTAACATAGCGATTCTCCCTCTGCTTATTAGCTAGTATTCCTATCTCTATTATACTACTTTACATATGAAAAAGCCGTTAGAAATATAATTCTAACGACTTTGTCTTCATTCTGAACTCGACTTAGTCGGGTTTTCTTTTTGTTTTTTGATAAATTAGTATATATTTTTTAAAAATACTTGACTGGTTAATTATTTTGTGATATAAACTTAACTGGTTAATGTTTTTTGTGAAAAGGAGGAAATATGCTAAAGAAAATACTTAGAGCCTGTCTTTCTGTTCTAGCTGGTTTGTGCTTGATGGCTTGCTCGGTTCAGAAAGAGGCTAGTCAGGTTCAGTCAGGAATGCGGATTGTGACATCATTTTACCCTATTTATTCATTGGTTAAGGAAGTATCGGGAGATAAGAATGATGTTCGGATGATTGGTTCGCGTTCGGGAATTCATTCATACGAACCATCAGCGGCAGATATACGAGCCATTTACGATGCAGATGTCTTTATTTATCACTCAAGGATTTTAGAGTCATGGGCAGGGCGCTTGGATCCGAATTTACAGGATTCGTCCGTCAAGGTCTTAGAAGCATCTACAAGCCTGCCTTTGTTAAAAGTTCCTGGTCTAGAAGATATGGAAGTTGGTCAGGGGATTGATGAGGCTAGTTTGTATGATCCCCACACCTGGCTGGATCCGGTCTTGGTCGGACAGGAAGCCCTTGAAATTGGGGAACTTTTGGCAGAGAGTGATCCTGAAAATGCGGATTATTATCGGGAAAATGCTAAGGCTTTGGATGAGAATGCCAAAAAGTTGGCGGACAAATATATTCCAATCTTTGCTAAGGCCAGTTCAAAAACCTTCGTGACCCAACACACTGCCTTTTCCTATACTGCCCAGAGGTTTGGATTGAAGCAGTTGGGGATAGCAGGGGTATCTGAGGAAGAACCTAGCCCAAGGCAGTTGGCAGAGATTAAAGAGTTTGTCGACACTTACAGGGTACAAACGATTTTTACCGAAAAGGGAACGTCGGA
The nucleotide sequence above comes from Streptococcus sp. 29887. Encoded proteins:
- a CDS encoding metal ABC transporter solute-binding protein, Zn/Mn family, translated to MLKKILRACLSVLAGLCLMACSVQKEASQVQSGMRIVTSFYPIYSLVKEVSGDKNDVRMIGSRSGIHSYEPSAADIRAIYDADVFIYHSRILESWAGRLDPNLQDSSVKVLEASTSLPLLKVPGLEDMEVGQGIDEASLYDPHTWLDPVLVGQEALEIGELLAESDPENADYYRENAKALDENAKKLADKYIPIFAKASSKTFVTQHTAFSYTAQRFGLKQLGIAGVSEEEPSPRQLAEIKEFVDTYRVQTIFTEKGTSDKLAKALATSTGVDLKVLDPLEADPENNLTYLENLEQVLETLAQELK
- a CDS encoding DUF1349 domain-containing protein, encoding MNTKNFYWVREPENYQISEKEIRITTQAHTDLWQKTYYHFVNDNAPLLLMDTEEEYFSFTVKTDFSNSHTRFDQCGVVVYQDSENWIKGSIEYENEEFQHLGSVVTNQGFSDWATQEIPASVKSIYYRLSRRGSDFCIENSKDGIHFEQMRICHLHQGGRKIRFGIYACSPEDSSFEAIFSEMTLTDCKWLAHDGQQPD
- the tig gene encoding trigger factor, translated to MSVSFEAKETNRGVLTFTIGQDAIKPELDRVFNKVKKDINLPGFRKGHLPRAVFNQKFGEEALYQDVVNALLPAAYEAAVAEAGLEVVAQPKIDVVSMEKGQDWTITAEVVTKPEVKLGDYKNLAVSVEATKEVTDEEVDAKIERERNNLAELVIKEGPAAEGDTVVIDFVGSIDGVEFDGGKGENFSLGLGSGQFIPGFEAQLVGHAAGEEVNVEVTFPEDYQAADLAGKPALFVTKIHEVKAKEVPALDDELAKDIDEEVETLDELKAKYRKELEAAKEVAFDDAVESAALELAVENAEIVELPEEMIHEEVHRAINEFLGGMQQQGISPDMYFQITGTTREDLHKQYEADAEKRTKTNLVVEAVAKAEGFEATDAEIEKEIEDLAATYRMEVAQVRSLLSPEMLKHDIAVKKAVEVITSTATVK